Part of the Propionimicrobium sp. PCR01-08-3 genome, GCGCCCGGCGGCTGGACGACGAGTTGCACGCCGCGCACGATGTGCTCACCGACGCCGGCGTCTCGGCCACCATCACCGGCGAGGTGGCCCAGGTGGATCCGCGATTCCGCGTGCTCTTCGCCTGGGTGGTGCGCGAAGCCGTCACCAATGTGGTGCGGCACTCCGGTGCCACCCGGTGCCGGGTTGAGGTCGGCGCGCGGCAGCTGGCAATCACCGACGATGGACGCGGGCTGGCCGGCACCCACGACGGCAACGGCCTGCGGGGTCTGCGGGAACGGGTCGAAGAGGCCGGTGGAACCGTCACTCTGGTCACACCAGCCGAGGGCGGCACCAAGCTCACGGTCGCGCTATAAAAAAAGGACGCAGCATGATCCGGATCTTGTTGGCTGACGACCAGGCACTGGTGCGCGGCGCGCTGGCCGCGCTACTCGACCTCGAGCCCGATATCGAGGTGGTGGCACAGGTGGGGCGTGGCGATCAGGTCGTTCAGGCCGCCCTCGAGTCGCGTCCCGATGTTGCGTTGCTCGACATCGAGATGCCGGGGCTGAGCGGTATCGAGACCACGGCCGAGCTACGTTCGGCGCTGCCGGATTGCCGGTGTCTGATCGTCACCACGTTCGGCAGGCCGGGCTATCTGCGCCGCGCACTGGACGCCGGGGCGCAAGGTTTCGTGGTGAAGGACACTCCCGCGTCCGAACTCGCGGACGCCGTGCGGAGGATTCACGCAGGACTTCGGGTGGTCGACCCCGAACTCGCCGTCGAGTCGCTGACGCATGGCGCCAATCCGCTCACCGACCGCGAGCAGGAGGTGTTGCGTGCCGCCAAGGACGGGGCACCCGCGTCCGCCCTCGCCAAACGCCTTTCGCTGTCGCAAGGCACCGTCCGCAACCACCTATCGAGCGCCATCCGCAAGACCGGCTGCTCCACCAGCGCCGAGGCAGTCCGTCAGGCCGAGGCCAACGGCTGGCTCTGAGGCGGGCACGTTCAGGCAGCACGACCCAAGAGGACGACTCGGTCGAGGGCCGAGGTGAGCGGCTCGATCACCTCGATGCCGGTTCGTGCGCGCACCTGATCGGCAAGGCCGGACATCGCCCCGCAACCGAGTAGCACCACCCTCACGCCAAGATCGGCGAACTGGTTCACCTCGCCGAGCAGCGACTCCAAGGCCACGGTGCTGCCCGACTCATAATCGCGCCGGACAGCACCCCGGACGACCGCCTTGTCGATGGTCAACCCGTAACCGACGACCTGCTGCAGCTTGTCATCGGCGATATCGGCGCTGACGCAGAGCACACCCCAGAGTTGCTGCTCCGTCGCTGCGCCTGGTCCGCAAATCGACGTCTGATAGCTCGCATGAGAGTCCTTGTCCGGCACGCGGCTATCAGATGATCCCGGCCGGAGATCACTCACAGCGGTGCACCGGGAGCTACCCGCCGCCTCGGTTATGGACGCCCAGCCCATCCCGACAACCGGACAGCCATCCGGGGTGATCAACCAACCGGCCGGCAACCCCGGATCTCCGTGGCAAGCAACCACCATGGCATCGAATCCCTCGACCCCGAGCCGGTCACCTCGGCGCAAGATCTCACCGGCAACCCGGTCGTTGTCAGCCTGGGTGATGAGCAATTCCGGAGCTTCTGGCAGGTACTCGGTCACCACCTGATGGCCCGCGACCCGCGCCCAGTTCTCGGCCACCCGAGCCAGCGCCCGGGTGGTCGCCGCGGACGAGTTCGGGTTCAGAACCAGGATTCTCACTCTTGATTCGCGAACGTCACCGCGCACTGCAGCAGCACATTGATGCCGTCGGCACAGGCCTTGGGCGTCGAGTACTCGCGCGGGTTGTGACTGATGCCGTCGTACCTGCCCGGCACGAACACCATGCCTGTCGGGCAGATCGCCGCCATCTCACCGGCATCGTGCCCGGCTCCCGACATGATCCGCCGATTGCTCAACCCGAACCGGTTCGCGACCTGCTCGACCTCGTCCATCACCTCGTCGTAAAACTCCACCGGCGGGGTGTGCGCGGTGATCTCGGACGAGATGGTCACCCCGCACCGCTCCTCGACCTCCCAACAGTAGGCCAGCAGGTCGGCGCTGGCACGCTGGATGGCTTCCTCGTCGGGATTGCGGAAATCGACGGTGATGATTGCCTCGCTGGCCACGATGTTGACCAGATTGGGCGAGGTGTCGAAGCGTCCGACGTTGGCCAGCAGAGCCCCGTAGTCGCCCGACTTGACCATCTCGTCCAACTTCACGGTCACCAGGGACGCCGCCAGCACCGCCGAGTGCCGCAGCGCGTCCGGGGTGGTTCCCGCGTGGGCGGCGCGGCCGCGAATGGTCAGCCGATGCCACAAAATGGCCTGCACTCCGGTGACCACACCGATCTCATACCCTCCTGCTTCCAAGATCGGCCCCTGTTCGATGTGACATTCCACGTAGTGGGCGGGCGGTGCCACCGGAACGGGCCGATCACCGACCAGGCCATGCCGGTCCAATTCGGATCCCACTGAGATGCCCTGCGCATCGGTGAGCGCCCGGGCGTCCACCTCGCTGATTCGTCCGGCTGCGACCGCGCTGCCGAGCATGTCGGTGCCGAACCGGCAGCCCTCCTCCTCGGTCCAGATCGCCAACTCGATCGGACGCAGGGTCTCGACCTGGTGATCGTTGAGCGTCCGGATCACCTCGAGGCCACCCAGAACTCCGAGGCAGCCGTCAAATCTGCCGGCGGTGGCGACCGAATCGATGTGCGAGCCGATGACCACCGGCGCCAGCGTGTTATCCAGACCCGGACGACGGGCCCGCACGTTACCGATCCGATCGAAGCTGACCTCGAGTCCGGCCTTCTCGAACCAGGGCACCACCAGATGTCGTCCGGCGATGTCCTCGTCCGACAACGCCAGCCGCCGTACCCCCATTAGCTCGGTCTCGGCGTCGAAGTAAGCGCCGACCTCACCTAGTTCGGTGAGAGAGGCCCACAGCCGCTCTTGGTCGATGCGCACGGTCTCGGTTCGCTGCTGTTCGATGGTCATCGCTCATTCCTCCATCCCGCCGACAACTCGGCGATAGTTCCGGGCATCGGTCGGTCCTTCGGTGAGGAAGACGAGCACTGTGTCACTGCTTGTCAGGCCGAGGTCTCCGCGGTTGCCCAGCAACCCTGCCAGGCCGGCGGCACCTGATTCACCGGCGGCGATACCGTCTTCAGCGAGCAGCCGCATCGCCTGTTCGGCGGATGCGTCGTCGATCACCGAGAAGGCGTCGAAGCCGGTACTGATATCCGGCCAGGCGATATCCGAAGGGGTGCCGCAGTTCAGACCGGCCATCGCCGAACGCTGTTCACCGGGGAGCGAGATGATCCGCCCGACGGCCACGGATGCCGTCACACAGGCCGCATCCAGTGGTTCGACCCCCACCATCAATCGGCCCGGACGATGGGCGAAGCCTCGGGCCACCGCCGCCGCGAATCCACCGACTCCGATCTGAGCGGCCACCACGTCGGGTTCGGGCAGCGCCCCGGCAGCAATGAGATCGGTCACCTCGCCGACAACGGTCGCGTAGCCGTCGATCACATCTTGGGGTGCCCGGGTGTATTCGGGCCACGACGTATCCGAGATCACCGCGTGTGTATCGTCGGCCATCGCGGCGGCCATCCGGACGGTGTCGTCGTAGCCGAATTCGGTGACCCGGACTTCAGCCCCCTCAGCTGCGATGGCGTCGATCCGGTCCTGAGCCGTCCCGGCCGGCATCAAGACGACCGCGGGCAGCCCGAGCAAAGATGCCATGTGGGCGACGGCGCGTCCGTGATTGCCGTCGGTCGGCGCCACCAATGTCAACCCGGGGTGATCGACCGCTGCCCGCACCAGATCATCGAACCTCAACCCCGCGGCATCTCCGAGCCTCCAGCGCTCGGCCAGCTCCCTGCAGACCGCCCAGGCCGCGCCCAAGATCTTGAACGACGGCAGCCCGAGCCGGTCGGATTCGTCCTTGACCAGCACCTTCGCCACCCCGAGGGCCTCGGCCGTTGCCAGGGCTTCCCGTACCGGCGTCGCCGCGAAGCCGGGTAGCGACGCATGAAAGCCGCGGCACACGGCATCCGGCAGACCGGCCGCGGTGCGATCTGCCAGAGGATTGCGCAGCACATAATTGGCCCCCGGAGCCGCTATCTGCCGGCTTTCAGCTAGGGCGCGCGCGGATGGGTCGTGGCCAACTGCTTCATCAGCAATGGGAAGCATGCGCGGTCTCCTTTGTAGGACAACTAATAGCAGACTGATTATGGCGGTTTATGAGAGGAATGACTAGGGTGGTGATGTCGGGCTGACAAGCGTGGTCGAGGTGTTCGGTGACTGCTTCGCAACGTACGTGTGGTGCAGACGATGTCTGCAGCATCTGATCGGCAGCATCGTCAATCGGACGCCCACACCCGACCGGGACACCCGCAACAACCCGGGCAGTACGGCTCGCGGTCCTGATATAAGGAGAACGATGGCCGCTCGTGGAACCAACGCCGCCAGGATCCGGCAACGAATGCCGCTGCAAACCGAGATCCGCAATGCGATCCTCGACGACCTGATTCTTTCCGGTGAGATTTCGGCAGGCGCCAAGCTTCCGTCGGAGGCCGAGTTGTGCGAGACCTACGCCGCGTCCCGGGTGACGGTGCGCTCGGCCCTGCAGTCGCTCGCTGAGCAGGGATTCATCCAGACCCGCCGGGGCTCGGGCTCCATCGTGCTGCCCCGGGCGAAGACCATCGCCTCGCACCTGACCAGGCTCGTCTCGTTCGACAGCTATGCCGAGCAGGCCGGCGAGGCCTTCGACACCGTCGATCTGGTCATCGAGGATTGCCCGGACGACGACCCGGCACGCGAATCGTTCGCCTCCGACCAGCAGGAACACCTCACCAGGCTCTCCCGGTCGAAGGCCCGCGGCGGGCAGCGGGTCGCCTGGATCATCGACTATGTTCCCG contains:
- a CDS encoding response regulator transcription factor, which produces MIRILLADDQALVRGALAALLDLEPDIEVVAQVGRGDQVVQAALESRPDVALLDIEMPGLSGIETTAELRSALPDCRCLIVTTFGRPGYLRRALDAGAQGFVVKDTPASELADAVRRIHAGLRVVDPELAVESLTHGANPLTDREQEVLRAAKDGAPASALAKRLSLSQGTVRNHLSSAIRKTGCSTSAEAVRQAEANGWL
- a CDS encoding aspartate/glutamate racemase family protein, whose product is MRILVLNPNSSAATTRALARVAENWARVAGHQVVTEYLPEAPELLITQADNDRVAGEILRRGDRLGVEGFDAMVVACHGDPGLPAGWLITPDGCPVVGMGWASITEAAGSSRCTAVSDLRPGSSDSRVPDKDSHASYQTSICGPGAATEQQLWGVLCVSADIADDKLQQVVGYGLTIDKAVVRGAVRRDYESGSTVALESLLGEVNQFADLGVRVVLLGCGAMSGLADQVRARTGIEVIEPLTSALDRVVLLGRAA
- a CDS encoding M20 family metallo-hydrolase — its product is MTIEQQRTETVRIDQERLWASLTELGEVGAYFDAETELMGVRRLALSDEDIAGRHLVVPWFEKAGLEVSFDRIGNVRARRPGLDNTLAPVVIGSHIDSVATAGRFDGCLGVLGGLEVIRTLNDHQVETLRPIELAIWTEEEGCRFGTDMLGSAVAAGRISEVDARALTDAQGISVGSELDRHGLVGDRPVPVAPPAHYVECHIEQGPILEAGGYEIGVVTGVQAILWHRLTIRGRAAHAGTTPDALRHSAVLAASLVTVKLDEMVKSGDYGALLANVGRFDTSPNLVNIVASEAIITVDFRNPDEEAIQRASADLLAYCWEVEERCGVTISSEITAHTPPVEFYDEVMDEVEQVANRFGLSNRRIMSGAGHDAGEMAAICPTGMVFVPGRYDGISHNPREYSTPKACADGINVLLQCAVTFANQE
- a CDS encoding diaminopropionate ammonia-lyase, with protein sequence MLPIADEAVGHDPSARALAESRQIAAPGANYVLRNPLADRTAAGLPDAVCRGFHASLPGFAATPVREALATAEALGVAKVLVKDESDRLGLPSFKILGAAWAVCRELAERWRLGDAAGLRFDDLVRAAVDHPGLTLVAPTDGNHGRAVAHMASLLGLPAVVLMPAGTAQDRIDAIAAEGAEVRVTEFGYDDTVRMAAAMADDTHAVISDTSWPEYTRAPQDVIDGYATVVGEVTDLIAAGALPEPDVVAAQIGVGGFAAAVARGFAHRPGRLMVGVEPLDAACVTASVAVGRIISLPGEQRSAMAGLNCGTPSDIAWPDISTGFDAFSVIDDASAEQAMRLLAEDGIAAGESGAAGLAGLLGNRGDLGLTSSDTVLVFLTEGPTDARNYRRVVGGMEE
- a CDS encoding GntR family transcriptional regulator, whose translation is MAARGTNAARIRQRMPLQTEIRNAILDDLILSGEISAGAKLPSEAELCETYAASRVTVRSALQSLAEQGFIQTRRGSGSIVLPRAKTIASHLTRLVSFDSYAEQAGEAFDTVDLVIEDCPDDDPARESFASDQQEHLTRLSRSKARGGQRVAWIIDYVPAQVLTRDELSEEFGRTGSVLDILIGRDLAQFADSTLEPVIIDEQLAGHIDAAIGSPTLQMSEMTCSRAGTLIDRSESWLLPGAFEFSFRRNRDSF